A stretch of the Corynebacterium maris DSM 45190 genome encodes the following:
- the xseA gene encoding exodeoxyribonuclease VII large subunit: MTNGAKPPASTAESPWPVARVNDTVKGWIERLGWLWVEGQLTQVNMKPNWKLSYLTLRDPEKEASVQLTCSTQLLRGAPTPIKDGDRVVVHGKPAFYAGRGSFSLWVTEIRHVGVGELLARVEMLRKQLAAEGLFDPARKRPLPYLPHRVGLITGRGSAAERDVLSVAQSRWPEVDFRVINTAVQGANAVTEVIAALQQLDADPEVDVIIIARGGGSVEDLLPFSEEALQRAVAAAGTPVVSAIGHEPDSPVLDNVADLRAATPTDAAKRVVPDAAQERAFLTEARSRMAGALRGWVQREQRGLAQIRSRPVLADPMNPITRRREELERAVGSIRRDVRYLLSGEQSTIAGLRGQISALGPSATLARGYSVVQVVPRDGSDPEVVMSIEQAPPGSQLRIRVADGSITAAGMSATQAD; the protein is encoded by the coding sequence GTGACGAACGGCGCCAAGCCACCGGCCAGCACCGCCGAGTCCCCCTGGCCCGTGGCCCGGGTCAACGACACGGTCAAGGGCTGGATCGAAAGGCTCGGGTGGCTCTGGGTAGAAGGACAGCTCACCCAGGTCAACATGAAACCCAACTGGAAGCTGAGCTACCTCACTCTCCGCGACCCGGAGAAGGAGGCTTCCGTCCAGCTCACGTGCTCGACGCAGTTGCTGCGGGGCGCCCCCACCCCGATCAAGGACGGCGACCGGGTCGTCGTCCACGGCAAACCCGCTTTCTACGCCGGGCGCGGATCCTTTTCCCTCTGGGTCACCGAGATCCGCCACGTCGGCGTGGGCGAACTGCTCGCCCGGGTGGAGATGCTGCGCAAGCAACTCGCCGCCGAAGGGCTCTTCGACCCCGCCCGCAAGCGGCCGCTTCCCTATCTGCCCCACCGCGTCGGCCTGATCACCGGCCGCGGCTCGGCGGCCGAGCGCGACGTCTTGTCGGTGGCCCAGTCCCGCTGGCCCGAGGTGGATTTCCGGGTGATCAACACCGCGGTGCAAGGCGCCAACGCCGTCACCGAAGTCATCGCGGCCCTGCAGCAGCTCGACGCCGACCCGGAGGTCGACGTCATCATCATTGCCCGCGGCGGCGGCTCCGTCGAGGACCTGCTGCCTTTCTCGGAGGAGGCGCTGCAGCGCGCCGTGGCCGCCGCGGGCACCCCGGTGGTCTCCGCCATCGGTCACGAGCCCGACAGCCCGGTGCTGGACAACGTCGCGGACCTGCGCGCCGCCACCCCGACGGACGCCGCGAAGCGGGTCGTGCCCGACGCCGCCCAAGAACGCGCCTTCCTCACCGAGGCCCGCTCCAGGATGGCCGGCGCCCTGCGCGGTTGGGTGCAGCGCGAACAGCGCGGCCTGGCGCAGATCCGCTCGCGGCCGGTGCTGGCGGATCCGATGAACCCGATCACCCGCCGCCGCGAAGAATTGGAGCGGGCGGTGGGCTCCATCCGCCGCGACGTGCGCTACCTGCTCAGCGGCGAACAGTCCACGATCGCGGGCCTGCGCGGGCAGATTTCCGCGCTCGGCCCCTCGGCCACCCTGGCCCGCGGCTACTCCGTGGTGCAGGTCGTCCCGCGCGACGGCAGCGACCCCGAGGTGGTCATGAGCATCGAGCAGGCCCCGCCCGGCTCGCAGCTGCGCATCCGCGTCGCCGACGGCTCCATCACCGCCGCCGGCATGTCTGCCACCCAGGCCGATTAA
- a CDS encoding exodeoxyribonuclease VII small subunit encodes MSDNVFGDGQVNESAFTPVEQLSYEAARDELIEIVKILELGQMGLDESLKYWERGESLAKRCEEHLAGAARRVEQAIAGSDEGTNQQN; translated from the coding sequence ATGAGCGACAACGTTTTCGGCGACGGCCAGGTCAATGAATCCGCCTTCACCCCCGTCGAGCAGCTGAGCTACGAAGCTGCCCGCGATGAGCTGATCGAGATCGTCAAGATCCTCGAGCTCGGTCAGATGGGGCTGGACGAATCCCTGAAGTACTGGGAGCGCGGCGAGTCCCTGGCCAAGCGCTGCGAAGAGCACTTGGCCGGCGCCGCCCGCCGCGTCGAGCAGGCGATCGCCGGCTCCGACGAGGGCACCAACCAGCAGAACTAG
- the ychF gene encoding redox-regulated ATPase YchF: MSLTLGIVGLPNVGKSTLFNALTRNDVLAANYPFATIEPNVGLVELPDERLIRLAEIYGSEKILPATVSFVDIAGIVKGASEGEGMGNAFLANIREADAICQVVRAFSDENVVHVDGEVDPATDIATINSELILADLQTIEKALPRLEKDARKDKDLAETVDEVKKAQAVLEDERTLFSGAKTGDIDLTLLRDLHLMTAKPFLYVFNADEGVLTDEAKKDELRELVAPADCVFLDAQTETELLELEDDEAAELLESVGQTEPGLHSLAKAGFATLGLQTYLTAGPKESRAWTIPQGATAPQAAGVIHTDFEKGFIKAEIVSFEALDELGSMAEARAQGKVRQEGKEYTMVDGDVVDFKFNV, from the coding sequence GTGAGCCTTACTCTTGGAATCGTCGGTTTGCCCAACGTGGGCAAGTCCACTCTGTTCAATGCCCTTACCCGCAACGACGTGCTGGCCGCGAACTACCCGTTCGCGACCATCGAGCCGAACGTCGGCCTGGTGGAGCTGCCGGACGAGCGGCTGATCCGCCTCGCCGAGATCTACGGGTCCGAGAAGATCCTGCCGGCGACGGTGTCTTTCGTGGACATCGCCGGCATCGTCAAGGGCGCTTCTGAAGGCGAGGGCATGGGCAACGCCTTCCTGGCCAACATCCGGGAAGCCGACGCCATCTGTCAGGTCGTGCGCGCATTCTCCGACGAGAACGTCGTCCACGTCGACGGTGAAGTCGACCCGGCCACGGACATCGCCACCATCAACTCCGAGCTGATCCTGGCCGACCTGCAGACCATCGAAAAGGCCCTGCCGCGGCTGGAGAAGGACGCCCGCAAGGACAAGGACCTCGCGGAGACCGTCGACGAGGTCAAGAAGGCCCAGGCCGTCCTCGAGGACGAGCGCACGCTGTTCTCCGGGGCGAAGACCGGAGACATCGACCTTACCCTGCTGCGCGATCTGCACCTGATGACAGCGAAGCCGTTCCTCTACGTGTTCAACGCCGACGAAGGCGTGCTCACCGATGAGGCGAAGAAGGACGAGCTGCGGGAGCTCGTCGCCCCGGCCGACTGCGTCTTCCTCGACGCGCAGACCGAGACCGAGCTGCTGGAGCTCGAGGACGACGAAGCCGCCGAACTGCTCGAGTCCGTCGGTCAGACCGAACCGGGCCTGCACTCCCTGGCGAAGGCCGGTTTCGCGACCCTCGGTTTGCAGACCTACCTCACCGCCGGCCCCAAGGAATCCCGCGCCTGGACGATCCCGCAGGGCGCGACCGCCCCGCAGGCCGCCGGCGTGATCCACACCGACTTTGAAAAGGGCTTCATCAAGGCCGAAATCGTCTCCTTCGAGGCCCTCGACGAGCTCGGCTCCATGGCTGAGGCCCGCGCCCAAGGCAAGGTCCGCCAGGAGGGCAAGGAGTACACGATGGTCGACGGGGATGTCGTCGATTTTAAGTTCAACGTATAA
- a CDS encoding DUF6542 domain-containing protein — protein sequence MSHAYPSSRPRSSGRFSGLPTWSAISIMLAGLLTGLIISLYLQEISLLYLVIFAVATVVVAVFVESRGLFLTVVSIPLLFTVMTVITAWAVTQSLAAEGSDPFSTTSIITAVYPLTQYFPWLLAVTGICVVIAVLRLWLLRRAARKRREQENRRRRRARARDRRGRAAAADARGHSSQITVEELLARRPTRPHPEE from the coding sequence GTGTCACACGCATACCCGAGCTCCCGTCCACGGTCGTCCGGCCGGTTTTCCGGCCTACCGACCTGGTCGGCCATCTCGATCATGCTGGCGGGTCTGCTCACGGGGCTGATCATCAGTCTCTATCTCCAAGAGATCTCGCTGCTCTACCTGGTGATTTTCGCGGTCGCCACGGTCGTCGTCGCCGTGTTCGTGGAGTCGCGCGGCCTGTTTTTGACCGTCGTCTCCATTCCGCTGCTGTTTACCGTGATGACCGTGATCACCGCGTGGGCGGTCACGCAATCGTTGGCCGCGGAAGGCTCTGACCCGTTTTCGACGACGTCGATCATCACGGCCGTGTACCCGTTGACCCAGTATTTTCCCTGGCTCCTTGCCGTCACCGGGATCTGTGTGGTCATCGCCGTGTTGAGGTTGTGGCTGCTGCGTCGGGCGGCCCGCAAACGGCGGGAGCAGGAAAACCGGCGGCGTCGGCGGGCCCGTGCCCGGGACCGCCGTGGCCGGGCGGCCGCGGCGGACGCGCGCGGTCATTCCTCCCAAATCACGGTGGAGGAGCTGCTGGCCCGGCGCCCGACGCGCCCCCACCCCGAGGAGTAA
- a CDS encoding bifunctional diguanylate cyclase/phosphodiesterase translates to MLSTSPLTPAATGGAAPERDKSVNAIWLRHALFAAVYAVMVVASITVAYSGTSIAIVWPSAGVAVWWAVTCRGWRSFAWVAAFVFAVPALYLGAVDGHAFLPVIFVGISHVLTGPAVGLALVLLEKKFPPRSHFGGGGGRVAARLVLPHQVYRLLIVCLLMIPVAKGVGMVGVGMEAEVSVELYTGLVLRDLAGVLAVAGPGIAISSAVGQAISAAALRECAGVTAVTAVLLALIFGPGQDLPIAYLAMLPLYWSATRLPVIVASVHVVITVVTTMTLTYLVGAGPFAVSDDSPMDQASATQIFIIMCVLLSLVVSTTVQQHATLAAELEALAATIPDALLLIDRHKRAIPINAAAHDVVFENQDGEILARRLREVDGELLDETNRPSSAALRGENVREMLVELAYPPAGGTDDDRRFYSVRASPLSLPGEVEPGHAVLLYHDSTDEYWRMRHLRRARDEARALFEYAPQGVATLDDDGVILQANRALGELIGAPAAQLVGRRLDEFSRDGAFAGEIEAALADPGTLVQVDRDFDSADGWEKRVTLSFRTIAGGGRGSTLLLVNVVDVTHQHEFYELISHIADHDALTGLINRRRFDADLADILNDGDRDRGAGALLLIDLDRFKAVNDSLGHQAGDDLLVKFATLLQDCVRATDLVARLGGDEFVVVLPAADRAEATAVGERILDTANRRFRNRPGVLGEVTASVGAAMFSEANGSSTDLLVLADQRLYDAKNSGRNRVASNPLAGEQVERILKTDALRLELQPIVDMKTGRVTLAEGLVRVTPAEGDMSAGELVAVVEKAGLGPELDALVMRRGIGLLPQLQQASPGFRLSLNLSAQSLGSEEVARVIVTELTRRRVPPGSLVLEVTESAPLPDVEAARAFQRRLREHGVAFALDDFGTGFDPYRYLKQLDFDVVKIAGEFVESMTDGGVDLSVVKSLVRLAEDEGMATVAEYVSAEQIFEAARRLGVTYGQGYHFGASLPPREFITEHLTGAGAGAPVADEKG, encoded by the coding sequence GTGCTTTCGACCAGTCCACTGACCCCCGCCGCCACCGGCGGCGCAGCGCCCGAGCGTGACAAGTCCGTGAATGCGATCTGGCTGCGGCACGCTCTCTTCGCGGCGGTGTACGCGGTGATGGTGGTGGCCTCGATCACGGTGGCGTATTCCGGCACCTCCATCGCGATCGTCTGGCCCTCCGCCGGCGTAGCGGTGTGGTGGGCCGTCACCTGCCGGGGATGGCGGTCGTTCGCGTGGGTGGCGGCATTCGTGTTCGCTGTTCCCGCCCTCTATCTGGGCGCCGTCGACGGACATGCGTTTTTACCGGTCATCTTCGTGGGAATCTCGCATGTCCTCACCGGACCGGCGGTGGGGCTGGCGCTGGTCCTGCTCGAGAAGAAATTCCCGCCGCGATCCCACTTCGGCGGCGGAGGTGGCCGGGTGGCTGCCCGCCTGGTGCTGCCGCATCAGGTCTACCGTCTGCTCATCGTGTGTCTCCTCATGATCCCGGTGGCAAAGGGCGTCGGGATGGTGGGCGTCGGGATGGAAGCAGAGGTGTCGGTCGAGCTCTACACGGGCCTCGTCCTCCGCGATTTGGCCGGCGTCTTGGCGGTCGCCGGTCCCGGGATCGCCATCTCCTCGGCGGTGGGGCAGGCCATCAGCGCGGCCGCCCTCCGCGAATGTGCGGGGGTGACTGCAGTCACCGCCGTGCTGCTGGCGCTGATCTTCGGCCCCGGGCAGGATCTGCCGATCGCGTATCTCGCGATGCTGCCGCTGTACTGGAGCGCGACGCGGCTGCCCGTGATCGTGGCCTCGGTCCACGTCGTGATCACGGTGGTCACGACGATGACTCTCACCTACCTGGTCGGGGCGGGACCATTCGCCGTCTCCGACGACAGCCCGATGGATCAGGCGTCGGCAACCCAGATCTTCATCATCATGTGCGTTCTGTTGTCGTTGGTGGTGTCGACGACGGTGCAGCAGCACGCTACGCTCGCCGCGGAGCTGGAGGCGCTGGCGGCGACGATTCCGGATGCGCTGCTGCTCATCGACCGCCATAAACGGGCTATCCCCATCAATGCGGCCGCGCACGACGTCGTCTTTGAAAATCAGGACGGGGAGATCCTCGCGCGCCGTCTCCGGGAGGTCGACGGTGAGTTGCTCGACGAGACGAACAGGCCCAGCAGCGCAGCGCTGCGGGGTGAAAATGTGCGGGAGATGCTCGTGGAGCTCGCCTATCCTCCCGCCGGCGGCACGGATGACGACCGCCGCTTTTATTCGGTCAGAGCTTCACCCTTGTCTTTGCCCGGTGAAGTGGAGCCGGGGCACGCTGTGCTGCTGTACCACGACAGCACCGACGAATACTGGAGAATGCGGCACTTGCGGCGGGCCCGCGACGAAGCTCGGGCTCTTTTCGAGTATGCGCCGCAGGGTGTGGCGACCCTCGACGATGACGGCGTGATTCTGCAAGCCAACCGTGCGCTCGGTGAATTAATCGGCGCCCCCGCCGCTCAACTGGTGGGTCGAAGGCTCGATGAATTCAGCCGCGACGGGGCATTCGCTGGGGAAATCGAGGCCGCGCTGGCCGATCCGGGCACGCTCGTTCAGGTGGACCGTGATTTCGATTCCGCGGACGGGTGGGAGAAAAGGGTGACGCTGTCGTTTCGCACCATCGCGGGCGGGGGAAGGGGGTCTACGCTGTTGCTGGTCAACGTGGTCGACGTCACCCATCAACACGAGTTCTATGAATTGATCAGCCACATCGCCGACCATGACGCGCTCACGGGCTTGATCAACCGGCGCCGGTTCGATGCTGACCTCGCGGACATCCTGAACGACGGCGACCGGGATCGTGGCGCCGGCGCCCTGCTGCTCATCGACCTCGACCGGTTCAAGGCGGTCAATGACTCGCTTGGTCATCAGGCGGGCGATGATCTGCTCGTGAAGTTTGCGACGCTGCTGCAGGACTGCGTCCGGGCGACCGACCTGGTCGCCCGGTTGGGCGGCGACGAATTCGTCGTCGTTCTGCCGGCCGCCGACCGAGCGGAGGCGACCGCCGTCGGCGAGCGGATCCTGGACACGGCCAATCGCCGGTTCAGGAACCGGCCCGGGGTACTGGGCGAGGTCACGGCGAGCGTCGGCGCCGCCATGTTTTCCGAGGCGAATGGGAGTTCCACCGACCTGCTCGTGCTCGCGGACCAGCGGCTGTACGACGCCAAAAACTCGGGACGCAACCGCGTCGCCTCGAATCCGCTCGCAGGCGAACAGGTGGAGCGGATCCTGAAAACGGACGCGTTGCGCTTGGAACTGCAACCCATCGTGGACATGAAGACGGGACGCGTCACGCTGGCGGAAGGGCTCGTTCGGGTGACGCCCGCCGAAGGGGACATGTCCGCGGGTGAGCTGGTGGCGGTGGTGGAGAAAGCCGGGTTGGGGCCGGAGCTCGATGCGCTCGTCATGCGTCGGGGGATTGGGTTGCTGCCGCAGCTGCAGCAGGCCAGCCCCGGCTTCCGGCTCTCGCTCAACCTGTCGGCGCAGTCGCTGGGCTCGGAGGAGGTGGCCCGGGTGATCGTCACAGAGCTGACGCGACGCCGGGTGCCTCCCGGTTCGCTCGTGCTGGAAGTGACGGAGTCGGCGCCCCTTCCCGACGTCGAGGCCGCCCGCGCGTTCCAACGCAGACTGCGGGAGCACGGGGTGGCGTTCGCCCTCGACGATTTCGGCACCGGATTCGACCCCTACCGCTATCTCAAGCAACTGGACTTTGACGTGGTGAAGATCGCCGGTGAGTTCGTGGAAAGCATGACTGACGGCGGCGTGGACCTCAGCGTCGTGAAGTCGTTGGTGCGTCTCGCCGAAGACGAGGGCATGGCGACGGTCGCCGAATATGTCTCTGCGGAGCAGATCTTCGAGGCAGCCCGACGGCTCGGCGTCACCTACGGGCAGGGGTATCACTTCGGGGCTTCGCTGCCGCCCCGGGAATTCATCACCGAGCACCTGACGGGGGCGGGCGCTGGGGCGCCGGTCGCCGACGAGAAGGGATAA
- a CDS encoding carboxymuconolactone decarboxylase family protein, whose product MELSMDKGNQFVEETQSPEGAAAWKKQLDEFAPGASDWVVGAVFGGTYQRDGLELRDRQMLNMAALAAMGGTEPQLTGHIKTAVDVAGMSKEEVAECFVHLMPYIGVPKTLAAMRCMKAAFEE is encoded by the coding sequence GTGGAACTGAGCATGGACAAGGGCAACCAATTCGTGGAGGAGACGCAGTCGCCGGAAGGCGCTGCGGCATGGAAGAAGCAGTTGGACGAGTTTGCGCCGGGCGCATCCGACTGGGTCGTCGGCGCGGTCTTCGGGGGAACGTACCAGCGCGACGGCCTCGAGCTGCGGGATCGGCAGATGCTCAACATGGCGGCGTTGGCGGCGATGGGCGGGACCGAACCGCAGCTGACCGGCCACATTAAGACGGCGGTGGACGTCGCCGGCATGAGCAAGGAAGAAGTCGCGGAGTGCTTCGTGCATCTGATGCCCTACATCGGCGTGCCGAAGACGCTCGCGGCGATGCGCTGCATGAAGGCCGCGTTCGAGGAGTAA
- a CDS encoding 4-hydroxy-3-methylbut-2-enyl diphosphate reductase, with translation MTDADKKVLLAAPRGYCAGVDRAVETVEKAIEDYGAPVYVRKEIVHNKYVVDSLAKRGVIFVDEADEVPEGAHLVFSAHGVSPAVRQLADSRNLQTIDASCPLVTKVHREANRFDRDGYYILLVGHEGHEEVEGTAGEAPEVTYLVDGIEGVDALPDFLADEKLVWLSQTTLSVTETLDIVAKLRERFPHLENPPSDDICYATQNRQNAVREMAPDCDLVIVVGSQNSSNSVRLVEVALEFGAKDSHLVDYAAEIDEAWLDGVTTVGVTSGASVPEILVREVLEWLAERGYADTEEIRTATETITFSLPREIRPARATKARA, from the coding sequence ATGACTGATGCGGATAAGAAGGTTCTCCTGGCGGCGCCACGAGGGTATTGTGCCGGCGTGGATCGCGCAGTCGAGACCGTTGAGAAGGCCATCGAGGATTACGGTGCGCCCGTGTATGTTCGTAAAGAAATCGTCCACAACAAGTACGTCGTGGATTCCCTGGCCAAGCGGGGAGTGATCTTCGTCGACGAGGCCGACGAAGTCCCGGAGGGCGCCCACCTGGTTTTCTCCGCCCACGGCGTGTCCCCGGCGGTCCGCCAGCTCGCGGACTCCCGCAACCTGCAGACCATCGACGCCTCCTGCCCGCTGGTGACCAAGGTCCACCGTGAGGCCAACCGCTTTGACCGGGACGGCTACTACATCCTCCTGGTCGGCCACGAGGGCCACGAGGAGGTCGAGGGCACCGCGGGCGAGGCCCCGGAGGTCACTTACCTCGTCGACGGCATCGAGGGCGTCGACGCGCTGCCGGACTTCCTCGCGGACGAGAAGCTCGTCTGGCTGTCCCAGACCACCCTGTCCGTCACCGAGACCCTGGACATCGTGGCCAAGCTGCGCGAGCGTTTCCCGCACCTGGAAAACCCGCCGAGCGACGACATCTGCTACGCCACCCAGAACCGCCAGAACGCCGTGCGTGAGATGGCCCCGGACTGCGACCTGGTCATCGTCGTCGGTTCCCAGAACTCCTCGAACTCCGTGCGCCTCGTCGAAGTCGCCCTGGAGTTCGGCGCGAAGGATTCGCACCTGGTGGACTACGCCGCCGAAATCGACGAGGCCTGGCTCGACGGCGTGACCACCGTCGGCGTCACCTCCGGCGCCTCCGTGCCGGAGATCCTCGTGCGCGAGGTCCTCGAGTGGCTTGCCGAGCGCGGCTACGCGGACACCGAAGAAATCCGCACCGCCACGGAGACGATCACCTTCTCCCTGCCGCGCGAGATCCGTCCGGCCCGTGCCACGAAGGCTCGAGCCTAA
- a CDS encoding 2'-5' RNA ligase family protein, producing MTSPDNILLHLPEDEEQQVREVFARLEQRGFPAQRQTPHITVTFSPAMDEGVVKRAAELLPPVIPARFRRVGTVVFGTKRKQTVAWLLETSDELEIAARDIGARNPDGRGPRWTPHLTMGLRLPREIVPDYIRALGEETSPHLKELTAARAALWRPRSQELTVLAGGAPS from the coding sequence ATGACCTCCCCGGACAACATCTTGTTGCACCTCCCGGAGGACGAAGAACAGCAAGTGCGTGAGGTGTTTGCGCGTCTGGAACAGCGGGGGTTTCCCGCCCAGAGACAAACCCCGCACATCACCGTCACGTTTTCGCCGGCGATGGATGAGGGCGTCGTCAAGCGTGCCGCCGAGCTGCTCCCGCCGGTGATCCCCGCCCGTTTTCGGCGGGTGGGCACCGTCGTGTTCGGCACGAAGCGCAAACAAACCGTGGCGTGGCTGCTGGAGACCTCCGATGAACTGGAGATCGCCGCCCGCGACATCGGCGCGCGCAACCCGGACGGTCGCGGCCCGCGGTGGACCCCGCATCTGACGATGGGGTTGCGGCTGCCCCGGGAGATCGTCCCCGACTACATCCGGGCGCTGGGGGAGGAGACGTCTCCGCACCTCAAGGAACTCACGGCCGCGCGGGCGGCGTTGTGGCGGCCCCGGAGTCAGGAGCTGACCGTCCTGGCTGGCGGCGCACCGAGCTGA
- a CDS encoding AI-2E family transporter, with protein sequence MSTPSEKYESDSSEKERDVAALSLDDPVADQIDRSVVVGSWLKQVAMWALRALIIAVAAYALWFLLSTFWVGLLPIILALIVCTVLAPPTTWMRRRGMPSVLAALISILLFFGALGAIVAVVAPDIARQSQVLYLQALEGIQRLQLWAQGPPLNLNGEDLDNVLNDLVSWVQDQAGAIAGGVVTGLSTATSLVITLFMVVVLVIFFLKDGHLFLPWVRSVMGRRGGWHATELLTRSWTTLGGYIRAQAIVSAVDALAIGLGLWAIGVPMAFTLAVITFVAGFVPYVGAITAGALAVLVALVSLGFTEALLVLILIVAVQQLEGNILSPLLQSRAMNLHPVIVLISVVVGGGLFGLVGAFLAVPAAAMIAVAFRYLLDITSLQAGEKKAAEIEFITPEGLATGRVNEEHGRVLRQRWREDGEFFATAAREYGQYDDVDVAEDVGPPPAKTAPSPRAEGVRRPATKLLRRGGDAVERLLDSRRNRRK encoded by the coding sequence GTGAGCACGCCCAGTGAGAAGTACGAATCCGATTCCTCCGAGAAGGAGCGCGACGTCGCGGCCTTGAGCCTGGACGACCCCGTGGCCGACCAGATCGACCGTTCCGTGGTCGTCGGGTCCTGGCTCAAGCAGGTCGCGATGTGGGCGCTGCGCGCCCTGATCATCGCCGTGGCCGCCTACGCGCTGTGGTTTCTGCTCAGCACGTTCTGGGTCGGTCTTCTGCCGATCATTCTCGCCCTGATCGTCTGCACGGTGTTGGCGCCCCCCACCACGTGGATGCGGCGCCGCGGGATGCCGTCGGTGTTGGCCGCGTTGATTTCCATCCTGCTGTTCTTCGGCGCCCTCGGGGCGATCGTCGCCGTCGTGGCGCCGGACATCGCACGCCAGTCCCAGGTGCTGTACCTGCAGGCGCTGGAAGGCATTCAACGCCTGCAGCTGTGGGCCCAGGGCCCACCGCTGAACCTCAACGGCGAGGACCTGGACAACGTGCTGAACGATCTCGTCAGCTGGGTCCAGGATCAGGCTGGCGCCATCGCCGGCGGGGTCGTCACCGGGCTGTCCACGGCCACGTCGCTGGTCATCACCTTGTTCATGGTCGTGGTGCTGGTCATCTTCTTCCTCAAGGACGGGCACCTCTTCCTGCCGTGGGTCCGTTCGGTGATGGGCCGGCGCGGCGGCTGGCACGCCACGGAGCTGCTCACCCGTTCCTGGACCACCCTCGGCGGCTACATCCGCGCGCAGGCGATCGTCTCGGCGGTGGATGCGCTCGCGATCGGCCTCGGCCTGTGGGCGATCGGCGTGCCCATGGCGTTCACGCTCGCCGTGATCACTTTCGTGGCGGGCTTCGTCCCCTACGTCGGCGCGATCACCGCCGGCGCCCTGGCGGTGCTGGTGGCGCTGGTCTCGCTCGGTTTCACCGAGGCGCTGCTGGTGCTCATCCTGATCGTGGCGGTCCAGCAGCTGGAGGGAAACATCTTGTCCCCGCTGCTGCAGTCGCGCGCCATGAACCTGCACCCGGTCATCGTGTTGATTTCTGTGGTCGTCGGCGGCGGCCTCTTCGGTCTGGTCGGCGCATTCTTGGCGGTGCCGGCGGCCGCGATGATCGCGGTGGCCTTCCGCTATCTTCTCGACATCACCTCCCTGCAAGCCGGAGAGAAGAAGGCCGCCGAGATCGAGTTCATCACCCCAGAGGGACTGGCCACGGGCCGGGTCAACGAAGAACATGGCCGGGTCCTACGGCAGCGGTGGCGGGAAGACGGCGAGTTTTTCGCCACGGCCGCCCGCGAGTACGGCCAGTACGACGACGTCGACGTCGCCGAGGACGTCGGCCCACCACCCGCGAAGACGGCCCCCTCCCCCCGCGCCGAGGGCGTCCGGCGGCCGGCGACGAAGCTGCTGCGCCGGGGCGGGGATGCGGTGGAACGGCTGCTGGACAGTCGCCGTAATCGCCGGAAATAG
- a CDS encoding YtoQ family protein, which produces MSFNVYLSGEIHTDWREEIQRGAEAAGLDVVFTAPVTDHEASDAAGDHLGENTEQFWRDHQSAKVNAIRTRTLIEQSDLVVVRFGDKYKQWNAAFDAGYCAALGKPYVTLHDADTVHPLKEVDAGAQAWCTTTDQVVETLRYVLKA; this is translated from the coding sequence ATGAGCTTTAACGTTTATCTTTCCGGCGAGATCCACACCGATTGGCGGGAGGAGATCCAGCGCGGCGCCGAGGCCGCCGGACTGGACGTGGTGTTCACCGCGCCGGTGACCGACCATGAGGCCAGCGACGCCGCGGGCGATCACCTGGGTGAGAACACCGAGCAGTTCTGGCGTGACCACCAATCCGCCAAGGTCAACGCCATCCGCACCCGCACTCTGATCGAGCAGAGCGATCTGGTGGTGGTGCGCTTCGGCGACAAGTACAAGCAGTGGAACGCCGCTTTCGACGCCGGCTACTGCGCCGCGTTGGGCAAGCCCTACGTGACCCTCCATGACGCCGACACCGTGCACCCGCTCAAGGAGGTCGACGCCGGGGCTCAGGCCTGGTGCACGACCACCGATCAGGTGGTGGAGACCCTGCGCTACGTGCTCAAGGCGTGA